One stretch of Coleofasciculus sp. FACHB-T130 DNA includes these proteins:
- the cobA gene encoding uroporphyrinogen-III C-methyltransferase, whose amino-acid sequence MTERTGKVYLVGAGPGDVAYLTVKAQHLLVEAEVLVYDALVDAQLLELVPESCLKLDVGKRGGQPSTPQAEINQLLVEHCQHSKQVVRLKSGDPFIFGRSTSEIQALIAAGCPFEVVPGISSALAAPLLAGIPLTDPVMSRGFTVITAHEPDVLDWEALARMETLVILMGGRNLGEIVYQLHRYGRSLSTPVAAIRWAGTPQQQVWTATLGTIVEQTRGESLSPSVITIGEVVGLREYLRSPDAPVVSDRRLNPPVQSSESSTQSAGVSLSDIPMGSHSSQKTSSLTTQNSSQPLAGKTILVTRAAGQSGEFCLRLQEEGATVIEMPTLEITPPSSWEELDRAIAHLSDFDWLILTSSNGVDYFFERLEAQNQDARALAGVKIAVVGKKTAQSLKQQGLQPDFIPPDFVADSLIEYFPEPLEGKKILFPRVETGGREVLVKELTAQGAEVIEVAAYQSQCPKAIAPAALDALQRQAVDVITFASSKTVQFFGQLVGEIDKLPLQGVCIASIGPQTSNTCLSLLGRVDVEAPEYTLDGLTQAIVQWATSEANVRDRLAHNSNIDC is encoded by the coding sequence ATGACTGAGCGTACCGGAAAAGTATATCTGGTGGGGGCGGGACCGGGAGATGTTGCTTACCTCACCGTCAAGGCACAACATCTGCTGGTTGAGGCAGAGGTGTTAGTCTACGACGCCCTCGTAGATGCCCAGTTGTTGGAGTTGGTGCCTGAAAGTTGCCTGAAGTTGGATGTGGGCAAACGCGGTGGACAACCCAGCACACCGCAAGCGGAAATTAACCAACTGCTGGTGGAACACTGTCAGCACAGCAAGCAAGTTGTGCGGCTAAAAAGTGGCGATCCGTTTATTTTCGGGCGTTCTACTTCAGAAATTCAGGCATTAATTGCCGCTGGGTGTCCTTTTGAAGTCGTACCGGGGATTTCTTCAGCACTGGCAGCACCGTTGCTGGCGGGGATTCCGCTGACAGATCCGGTGATGAGCCGAGGTTTTACGGTGATTACTGCCCATGAGCCAGATGTTTTGGACTGGGAAGCGCTGGCGCGGATGGAAACGCTGGTAATCTTGATGGGTGGGCGCAATCTCGGTGAAATTGTCTATCAGTTGCATCGATATGGGCGATCGCTTTCTACTCCCGTCGCTGCGATTCGTTGGGCGGGAACGCCTCAACAACAAGTCTGGACAGCTACGCTGGGCACTATCGTTGAGCAAACTAGGGGTGAATCTCTCTCTCCCAGCGTCATTACCATCGGGGAAGTCGTCGGTTTGAGAGAATACTTGCGATCGCCAGATGCACCAGTCGTCTCAGATCGACGCCTAAATCCGCCCGTACAATCATCAGAATCTTCAACCCAATCCGCAGGGGTGAGTTTATCAGACATACCTATGGGAAGCCACAGTTCTCAGAAAACCTCGTCTCTAACGACTCAAAACTCTTCCCAACCGCTAGCTGGGAAAACGATTCTAGTGACACGCGCCGCAGGACAATCGGGTGAGTTTTGCTTGCGCCTCCAAGAAGAAGGCGCGACGGTGATTGAGATGCCGACGCTGGAAATTACGCCTCCTTCCAGTTGGGAAGAATTGGATCGTGCGATCGCGCACTTATCGGATTTCGACTGGTTAATTCTCACTTCCAGCAACGGGGTTGATTACTTTTTTGAACGGCTGGAAGCGCAAAATCAAGATGCCCGTGCCTTAGCCGGGGTCAAAATTGCCGTCGTCGGGAAGAAAACCGCCCAAAGTCTCAAGCAGCAAGGCTTACAACCCGATTTTATCCCCCCAGATTTTGTCGCAGATTCTCTAATTGAATACTTTCCAGAACCGTTAGAAGGCAAGAAAATTCTGTTTCCCAGAGTGGAAACGGGCGGAAGAGAAGTCTTGGTGAAGGAATTAACCGCCCAAGGTGCAGAAGTAATCGAAGTGGCGGCTTATCAATCTCAGTGCCCGAAAGCGATCGCACCCGCCGCCTTAGACGCCCTCCAGCGACAAGCGGTAGATGTGATTACTTTTGCAAGTTCTAAAACCGTGCAATTTTTTGGTCAATTAGTCGGTGAAATCGATAAATTGCCCTTACAAGGTGTCTGTATTGCCTCGATTGGCCCTCAAACTTCTAACACC
- a CDS encoding tetratricopeptide repeat protein: METETSQITYFLAVAVVGISLTLLGFFLGKTFVASNFFKKGVTLYKEKDYVGAEAAFRQVIQRHRTNDMARLLLGNALMAQDKIDEATPIYRELIERSPKNVDAYLRLGDTLIKQDKIEEAIAILQKARNLYKAGTTEQQQLDQLIQEMDIPK, translated from the coding sequence GTGGAAACAGAAACATCTCAAATAACTTATTTTCTGGCTGTCGCTGTCGTCGGGATTAGTCTGACTCTCCTGGGTTTTTTCTTGGGGAAGACATTCGTCGCTTCAAACTTTTTTAAAAAAGGAGTGACACTTTATAAAGAAAAAGATTATGTGGGTGCAGAGGCAGCTTTTCGCCAAGTGATTCAGCGACACCGCACCAATGACATGGCGCGATTGCTATTGGGAAATGCGCTAATGGCGCAAGATAAGATTGACGAGGCAACGCCGATATATCGGGAATTGATTGAGCGATCGCCCAAAAATGTCGATGCTTATTTGAGGTTGGGAGACACGCTGATTAAACAAGACAAAATCGAGGAAGCGATCGCAATTCTTCAAAAAGCTAGAAACTTATATAAAGCGGGTACAACCGAGCAACAACAACTCGATCAACTCATCCAAGAAATGGACATCCCGAAATAA
- a CDS encoding homogentisate phytyltransferase, protein MSQISPEKSSLPKTSPSESHPVRRTGSWLYALWKFSRPHTIIGTSLSVMALYAIALATASGGVTSVEQFLGAWIACLGGNVYIVGLNQLEDVEIDKINKPHLPIAAGEFSRAQAQIIVAISGSVALLLALFLGRYLLFTVGVSLAIGTAYSLPPIRLKRFSFWAALCIFTVRGVIVNLGLFLHFNWVLQKSQEIPASVWALTMFVLVFTFAIAIFKDIPDMEGDKQYNINTFTIQLGKPAVFNLSLWVITACYLGMIVAGILSLSAVNSTFLIITHVFALLLLWWRSRSVDLQDKSAIASFYQFIWKLFFLEYLIFPAACLLA, encoded by the coding sequence ATGAGCCAGATTTCTCCTGAAAAGTCTTCCCTTCCCAAAACCAGTCCTTCTGAGTCCCACCCGGTGCGGCGTACTGGTTCCTGGCTCTACGCCTTATGGAAGTTCTCCCGCCCTCATACGATTATTGGCACCAGCCTGAGCGTGATGGCGTTGTACGCGATCGCACTTGCAACAGCTTCCGGGGGCGTTACCAGCGTCGAACAGTTTTTGGGTGCATGGATTGCCTGTCTGGGCGGAAATGTCTACATTGTCGGGCTAAATCAGCTCGAAGATGTGGAAATTGACAAAATTAACAAGCCCCATTTGCCCATCGCTGCTGGTGAATTTTCTAGGGCGCAAGCTCAAATTATTGTCGCCATTAGTGGAAGTGTGGCGCTGCTGTTAGCGCTTTTTCTAGGACGATATTTACTGTTCACGGTGGGGGTTAGTTTAGCCATTGGTACAGCCTATTCTCTGCCGCCGATTCGGTTAAAACGATTTTCCTTTTGGGCAGCGCTGTGCATTTTCACTGTGCGCGGAGTCATTGTCAATTTAGGGCTGTTTTTACACTTCAATTGGGTATTGCAAAAAAGTCAAGAAATTCCGGCATCAGTCTGGGCGCTGACGATGTTTGTGTTGGTGTTTACGTTTGCGATCGCTATCTTTAAAGATATCCCCGATATGGAAGGAGATAAGCAGTACAACATCAACACATTTACGATTCAACTCGGTAAGCCAGCCGTCTTTAATCTCTCTCTTTGGGTGATTACGGCCTGTTACCTGGGCATGATTGTGGCTGGGATATTATCCCTAAGTGCGGTTAATTCCACATTTTTGATAATTACTCATGTATTCGCACTCTTGTTGCTGTGGTGGCGAAGTAGAAGTGTAGATTTGCAGGATAAGAGCGCGATCGCATCTTTTTACCAATTTATTTGGAAACTCTTTTTCTTGGAATATCTGATTTTCCCCGCTGCCTGTCTTTTAGCATAA
- a CDS encoding methyltransferase domain-containing protein, with product MTSTLYQQIQQFYDASSGLWEQIWGEHMHHGYYGADGTLKKDRRQAQIDLIEELLKWGEVQVGADLKPAPANILDVGCGIGGSSLYLAQKFNAAATGITLSPVQAARAKERAAVAGLSDRTSFQVADALNMPFADDSFDFVWSLESGEHMPNKQKFLQECYRVLKPGGTFLMATWCHRPVGGADGQLTDDERKHLAEIYRVYALPYVISLPEYETLARKVSFENIRTADWSKAVAPFWDIVIDSTLDPKAILGLLFSGWTTIQAALSLGLMSRGYEQGLIRFGLLCATKK from the coding sequence ATGACTTCAACTCTTTATCAGCAAATTCAGCAGTTCTACGACGCTTCCTCTGGTCTGTGGGAACAGATTTGGGGCGAACATATGCACCACGGATACTATGGCGCTGATGGTACTCTGAAAAAAGACCGGCGGCAAGCGCAAATTGACTTAATTGAAGAATTGCTCAAGTGGGGTGAGGTGCAGGTCGGGGCGGATTTGAAACCCGCCCCCGCCAATATCCTCGATGTCGGCTGTGGGATTGGCGGCAGTTCCCTTTACTTGGCGCAAAAATTCAACGCAGCAGCAACGGGAATCACTCTGAGTCCCGTCCAGGCAGCGAGAGCTAAAGAACGGGCAGCCGTTGCTGGATTAAGCGATCGCACATCGTTCCAGGTGGCAGACGCTCTGAATATGCCCTTTGCTGACGATTCCTTTGACTTTGTATGGTCGCTCGAAAGTGGCGAACATATGCCCAATAAGCAGAAGTTCTTGCAGGAGTGCTACCGGGTGCTGAAGCCGGGGGGGACTTTTCTGATGGCAACGTGGTGTCATCGTCCTGTCGGAGGCGCAGATGGGCAGCTGACAGATGATGAGCGGAAACATCTGGCGGAAATTTACCGCGTGTATGCTTTGCCTTACGTGATTTCGCTGCCAGAATATGAAACGCTGGCTCGTAAAGTTTCCTTCGAGAATATTCGCACGGCAGATTGGTCAAAAGCTGTCGCCCCATTTTGGGATATCGTGATTGATTCGACGCTCGATCCCAAAGCCATTCTGGGTTTGCTTTTCTCTGGCTGGACAACGATTCAAGCGGCGCTTTCACTCGGATTAATGAGCCGGGGCTATGAGCAAGGCTTGATTCGATTCGGATTGCTCTGTGCGACTAAGAAATAA
- a CDS encoding TrkH family potassium uptake protein translates to MTVARTICLGFLALVTLGTILLMLPFSTSDGSWSNPIIALFTATSAVCVTGLSVVDVGKFYSFWGQLFLVLLVQVGGLGYMTATTCLLLLLGRKFGLRDKIAIQQSLDKPGLAGVVDLVRSIIATTLIIEITGIFLLMLVFVPDYGLDRGLWLSIFHSVNAFNNAGFGLFSDNLMQYVRSPLLNLIVTALIILGGIGYEVIMEAYLWTRDRLSKSQACVVFSLNFKIATTTTLFLLILGTILFLFTEFNNPQTFGPLSFPEKLMAAWFQSVTPRTAGFNTIDIGKLTEASLFITVALMFIGTNPGSTGGGIKTTTTRVLLSSTFSALQGKEEVVSYQRQIPKALIVKATGVTVGSLLVVIGSTTLIAISDPQLAFIQILLEVVSAFATVGLSTGITASISVFAKLVLIATMYIGRVGVLLLMSAILGNPSPSIIRYPEENLLVG, encoded by the coding sequence ATGACTGTTGCCCGAACTATTTGCTTGGGATTTCTTGCCCTCGTCACTTTGGGAACGATTTTACTGATGCTGCCGTTTTCAACCAGTGACGGCAGTTGGAGCAATCCGATAATCGCGCTATTTACTGCCACGTCTGCGGTCTGCGTAACTGGTTTATCGGTGGTCGATGTGGGGAAATTTTATTCGTTTTGGGGACAATTGTTCCTTGTCTTGCTGGTTCAGGTAGGCGGATTGGGCTACATGACGGCAACGACGTGCCTGTTGCTGTTGCTAGGACGCAAGTTTGGACTGCGAGACAAGATAGCGATTCAACAATCGCTCGACAAGCCAGGATTAGCTGGTGTGGTGGACTTGGTACGCTCAATCATTGCCACGACGCTGATTATTGAAATTACTGGCATCTTTTTACTGATGCTGGTGTTTGTACCCGACTACGGGTTGGATCGCGGTCTTTGGCTATCGATTTTTCATAGTGTGAATGCTTTTAATAATGCAGGCTTTGGCTTGTTTTCAGATAATTTGATGCAATATGTGCGATCGCCTTTGCTCAACCTGATTGTCACTGCCTTGATTATTTTGGGTGGGATTGGCTATGAAGTGATTATGGAAGCGTATTTATGGACGCGCGATCGCTTATCCAAAAGTCAAGCTTGTGTAGTCTTTTCTCTCAACTTTAAGATTGCTACCACGACCACTCTCTTTCTCCTCATCCTGGGAACAATTCTCTTTTTGTTTACAGAATTCAACAATCCCCAAACCTTTGGCCCACTTAGTTTCCCCGAGAAGCTTATGGCGGCTTGGTTTCAATCGGTAACACCTCGAACGGCTGGTTTTAATACCATTGATATCGGGAAATTGACCGAAGCGTCTCTTTTTATTACCGTTGCCTTAATGTTTATTGGGACAAATCCTGGTAGTACCGGCGGCGGAATTAAAACCACGACGACAAGGGTTTTACTGAGTTCTACTTTTTCAGCATTACAAGGGAAGGAAGAAGTAGTTTCTTACCAGCGCCAAATCCCGAAGGCGCTAATTGTGAAAGCGACTGGGGTGACAGTTGGTTCGCTTCTGGTGGTCATTGGTTCCACCACTTTAATTGCGATAAGCGATCCACAATTGGCGTTTATCCAAATTTTATTGGAGGTTGTTTCAGCCTTCGCTACTGTTGGACTTTCTACTGGGATTACAGCGAGCATTTCAGTTTTCGCCAAACTGGTATTGATTGCCACCATGTACATCGGTCGGGTGGGAGTTTTGCTCCTGATGTCAGCGATTCTGGGAAATCCCAGTCCCAGCATTATCCGCTATCCGGAGGAGAATTTGTTGGTCGGATAG
- a CDS encoding NAD-binding protein produces the protein MNLSSLNFFRSLSTNTKNQFAVIGLGRFGRGVCSTLHHLGYEVLGIDAEEKRVAQVLTDQIASHALQLDSTEPAALKEGGIFDFDTVIVAIGNYLEASVVTTLNLKEGGVTHVVAKASSEIHMKLLTKVGADHVVFPEHEMGCTLARSLTKPAILDRFDLDVDNSIVEIIIPDDFHGKTISELQLRSRYGLNLLAVSHNGKFEINPNPNHRLYKGAAMVVIGSNKDINRLPI, from the coding sequence GTGAACTTATCATCTTTAAACTTTTTTCGCAGTCTCAGCACTAATACCAAGAATCAATTCGCAGTCATTGGGTTAGGTCGTTTTGGTCGTGGCGTCTGCTCGACCTTACACCATCTGGGCTACGAAGTGCTGGGTATTGACGCCGAGGAAAAGAGAGTCGCCCAAGTTTTGACCGATCAAATCGCTTCCCATGCCTTGCAGCTGGACTCGACTGAACCCGCTGCGCTTAAAGAGGGAGGAATTTTTGATTTTGATACGGTCATTGTGGCGATTGGGAATTATCTCGAAGCTAGCGTGGTAACGACCCTGAATCTGAAGGAAGGCGGGGTGACTCATGTGGTAGCAAAAGCATCCTCGGAAATCCATATGAAACTCCTGACAAAAGTCGGGGCAGATCATGTGGTATTTCCAGAGCATGAAATGGGGTGCACGTTAGCGCGATCGCTGACTAAACCAGCTATTTTAGATCGATTCGATCTGGACGTTGATAACAGTATTGTAGAAATTATTATTCCAGACGATTTTCACGGCAAAACCATCTCTGAACTACAACTTCGCAGCCGCTATGGTTTAAATCTGCTAGCAGTCAGTCACAATGGCAAGTTTGAAATTAATCCCAATCCCAACCATCGACTCTATAAGGGAGCCGCAATGGTTGTGATTGGTTCCAACAAAGACATTAATCGCCTACCCATTTAA
- a CDS encoding tetratricopeptide repeat protein, protein MLKNHKRIYLLAAALIGLGLTTTSTAFAGESRNGRQKTTSFESPVLTKQMVEGLYTQDFEAATYFQQGVTRYNRGDYRGAELALRKALEFDSSIAMAYYLLGNSLAEQGQLEKATNEYLQALRLDPNLGEAYYNLGVALYKQGQPDAALTAYERALSLNPKLADAYYNVGLAMEAKGQTQEAIAAYQQAIQNDPKYAVAYYNLGLLLVNQNQNEAAMAQFQKAVELDPTLADAQYQLGLLYAQQNQPTQAINALNAAASKNPNLAEAQYQMGLIFVQQGNSKAAANRFKQAVRLNPNDGDAYQQLGAMLLKENQVKDAAAALREAKRLNPNDAVTLYNLGVALQRQGLLAEAIANYQEAIVLNSTLADAFFNLGVTLQQTGRREEAIPFLFQAKTLFNQQGNADKIDQINQFLQQLGAS, encoded by the coding sequence ATGCTTAAAAACCACAAACGAATTTATCTCCTTGCGGCTGCTTTGATCGGTCTTGGTTTGACGACTACCAGCACTGCCTTTGCTGGTGAATCGCGGAATGGGCGACAAAAGACAACCTCTTTTGAGTCGCCCGTACTCACTAAGCAGATGGTCGAAGGTCTATACACTCAAGATTTTGAGGCAGCGACTTACTTCCAACAAGGGGTGACGCGGTATAATCGCGGAGACTATCGGGGGGCAGAGCTAGCTCTTCGCAAAGCGCTTGAATTCGATTCCAGCATTGCGATGGCTTATTATCTATTGGGGAATTCTCTAGCCGAGCAAGGACAGCTTGAGAAGGCAACGAATGAGTACCTGCAAGCGCTTCGTCTCGACCCCAATTTGGGAGAGGCTTACTACAATTTGGGAGTTGCTTTATATAAGCAAGGGCAACCCGACGCCGCACTGACTGCGTATGAACGAGCGCTAAGTTTAAATCCCAAGTTGGCAGATGCTTACTATAATGTGGGCTTGGCGATGGAGGCAAAAGGTCAAACACAAGAAGCGATCGCTGCCTATCAGCAGGCGATTCAGAATGACCCGAAATATGCAGTCGCTTACTATAATCTGGGACTGCTGTTAGTCAACCAAAATCAAAATGAAGCCGCGATGGCTCAGTTTCAAAAAGCAGTTGAACTTGACCCAACGCTTGCCGATGCTCAATATCAACTGGGGTTACTTTACGCGCAGCAAAATCAGCCGACACAAGCAATTAACGCCCTGAATGCAGCGGCTTCTAAGAATCCGAACTTGGCAGAGGCTCAGTACCAGATGGGTTTAATTTTTGTCCAGCAAGGTAACTCCAAAGCGGCAGCCAATCGATTCAAGCAGGCGGTGCGTCTCAATCCCAATGATGGCGACGCTTATCAACAATTGGGAGCAATGCTGTTAAAGGAGAACCAGGTCAAAGATGCAGCTGCGGCATTGAGGGAAGCCAAGCGCCTCAACCCAAATGATGCCGTGACTCTTTATAATCTGGGCGTGGCTCTGCAACGGCAAGGTCTGCTGGCGGAAGCGATCGCGAATTACCAAGAAGCGATTGTCCTCAATTCCACTCTGGCAGATGCCTTTTTTAACTTGGGAGTAACGCTGCAACAAACTGGACGACGCGAAGAAGCAATCCCCTTTCTTTTTCAAGCTAAAACGCTATTCAATCAGCAGGGGAATGCAGACAAAATTGACCAGATTAACCAGTTTCTACAGCAGTTAGGGGCTTCTTGA
- the queA gene encoding tRNA preQ1(34) S-adenosylmethionine ribosyltransferase-isomerase QueA — protein sequence MTEFNEDSHISDPRLGESKAVSGARRLKIDSPESLRFQAEAPSGDDIDIDRLIASYDYELPAELIAQNPSVPRDSARLLVVSPDHPSHAIFRDLPDFLQSGDLLVLNNTRVIPARLRGRKSTGAPVEVLLLEEQQNNCWLALVKPGRRLQPGAQIFFEPQKLGAEEKLNPASSPNQLSATILSRDEATGGRVLQFDVPAGSRFEDLLEEYGQVPLPPYITDSQSQAEQYQTVYAQAQGAIAAPTAGLHFTPELLQRLQERGIQQASVTLHVGVGTFRPVEVEDITTHKMHGEWVEVPKSTVEQIRETKARGGRIIAVGTTVVRSLESAAMNGELHPFRGKTELFIYPGYQWRVVDGLITNFHLPRSSLLMLVGALIGRQRLLELYQVATKHRYRFYSFGDAMLILPEATIR from the coding sequence ATGACAGAATTTAACGAAGACAGTCACATCAGCGATCCCCGGTTGGGAGAGTCAAAAGCCGTTAGTGGGGCAAGAAGATTAAAGATAGACAGCCCCGAATCCTTACGGTTTCAAGCTGAAGCACCCAGCGGGGATGATATAGATATCGATCGGTTAATCGCCAGTTATGACTATGAACTCCCGGCAGAACTGATTGCCCAGAATCCATCTGTGCCAAGGGATAGTGCGCGTTTGCTGGTGGTATCCCCAGATCATCCCAGCCACGCCATTTTTCGGGATTTACCCGACTTCCTCCAGTCCGGAGATTTACTGGTATTAAATAATACTCGTGTCATCCCTGCCCGCCTCCGGGGTCGTAAATCTACGGGTGCCCCCGTGGAGGTGTTGCTGCTGGAGGAACAGCAGAACAACTGCTGGCTAGCTTTGGTGAAACCAGGGCGACGTCTGCAACCGGGGGCGCAGATATTCTTTGAACCACAGAAACTAGGGGCTGAGGAAAAATTGAACCCAGCCTCAAGCCCGAATCAATTGAGTGCGACGATTTTGTCTAGGGATGAGGCGACGGGGGGGCGGGTGTTGCAGTTTGATGTTCCAGCCGGGAGTCGGTTTGAAGATTTGTTGGAGGAATACGGTCAAGTGCCGCTACCTCCTTACATTACAGATTCCCAATCCCAGGCGGAACAGTACCAAACTGTGTATGCCCAGGCTCAAGGAGCGATCGCTGCTCCCACGGCTGGGCTACACTTTACCCCAGAGTTACTCCAGCGCTTGCAAGAACGAGGAATTCAGCAGGCTTCGGTGACGCTGCACGTCGGGGTCGGGACGTTTCGCCCGGTGGAAGTGGAGGATATCACCACCCACAAAATGCATGGGGAGTGGGTAGAAGTCCCCAAGTCTACGGTGGAACAAATTCGGGAAACCAAGGCGCGCGGGGGTCGGATTATTGCCGTGGGGACAACGGTGGTGCGATCGCTTGAGTCAGCTGCTATGAATGGGGAATTACACCCCTTCAGGGGCAAGACGGAGTTATTTATCTATCCTGGCTACCAGTGGCGGGTAGTGGACGGGTTAATTACCAATTTCCACTTACCCCGTTCGAGTTTGCTGATGTTGGTGGGTGCTTTAATCGGGCGTCAGCGGTTGCTGGAATTGTACCAAGTGGCGACAAAGCATCGGTATCGCTTCTATTCTTTTGGGGACGCGATGCTAATCTTGCCGGAAGCCACAATCAGATGA
- a CDS encoding YraN family protein: protein MENRRLSHYPDIGVLGEDLVAQWLISQAWEILERRWRCRWGEIDIIARQRPDEGKGGGDRKTGRQREEEFPTTHYPSPVPHCPITLSSCLIFVEVKTRSRGNWDADGMLAITPQKQAKLWRTAEIFLAERPDLVNLPCRFDVALVRCQRPKTNTVLLPEPEKLPLISLPEPRNLAVGEYQLSLQDYIQSAFDEPLS from the coding sequence ATGGAAAACCGTCGTCTATCTCATTATCCCGATATCGGTGTTTTAGGAGAAGACCTAGTTGCTCAATGGTTGATTTCCCAAGCCTGGGAAATTCTTGAGCGCCGGTGGCGTTGCCGCTGGGGAGAAATTGATATAATTGCGCGACAACGCCCAGATGAAGGTAAGGGAGGGGGAGACAGAAAGACAGGAAGACAGCGGGAGGAAGAGTTTCCCACTACCCATTACCCATCACCCGTTCCCCATTGCCCCATTACCCTGTCCTCTTGCTTAATCTTTGTCGAGGTCAAAACTCGCAGCCGGGGAAATTGGGATGCGGATGGAATGCTAGCGATTACACCGCAAAAGCAAGCTAAACTCTGGCGCACAGCAGAGATTTTTTTGGCAGAGCGTCCAGATTTAGTAAATCTTCCTTGCCGGTTTGATGTCGCTTTGGTCAGATGTCAGCGTCCTAAGACCAATACTGTTCTGCTACCAGAACCTGAAAAGCTCCCTTTGATTTCTTTACCAGAACCTAGAAATTTAGCTGTGGGAGAATATCAGTTGAGTCTACAAGACTATATTCAGTCCGCTTTCGATGAGCCGTTAAGTTAA
- a CDS encoding pentapeptide repeat-containing protein: MKCRLDNRISTILLGLLLVAIAIASFGAIASPAWANDYNKEFLIGVDFSGKELTDSSFTKANLRSSNLSHTNLRGVSFFGANLESVNLEGADLRNATLDTARLTKANLKNAVLEGAFAFNTKFEGAIIDGADFTDVLLRQDVQQQLCKIASGTNPTTGRETRETLFCP; the protein is encoded by the coding sequence ATGAAGTGTAGGCTAGATAATCGGATTTCGACAATTTTACTCGGTTTATTGCTTGTGGCGATCGCCATTGCCTCTTTTGGCGCGATCGCATCTCCCGCCTGGGCGAACGACTACAACAAAGAATTTTTGATTGGTGTAGATTTCTCCGGCAAAGAGCTGACCGACTCCAGCTTTACTAAAGCCAATCTCCGCAGTAGTAACCTGAGTCATACGAATTTGCGGGGTGTCAGTTTTTTTGGGGCTAATCTGGAAAGCGTCAATTTAGAAGGAGCCGATCTCAGAAACGCAACTCTGGACACAGCCCGCTTGACCAAAGCGAACTTAAAGAACGCGGTTTTGGAAGGGGCGTTTGCCTTTAACACTAAGTTTGAAGGTGCGATTATTGATGGAGCCGATTTTACAGATGTGCTGCTTCGTCAGGATGTGCAACAACAGTTGTGTAAAATAGCGTCCGGTACCAATCCCACTACTGGGCGCGAAACCCGCGAAACTTTGTTTTGTCCCTAA